In Gossypium arboreum isolate Shixiya-1 chromosome 5, ASM2569848v2, whole genome shotgun sequence, a single genomic region encodes these proteins:
- the LOC108451778 gene encoding probable alpha,alpha-trehalose-phosphate synthase [UDP-forming] 7: MMSRSYTNLLDLASGNFPVMGQPREKKRLPRVMTVPGVISELDDDQANSVASDVPSSIIQDRIIIVANQLPVKAKRRPDNKGWSFSWDDDSLLLQLKDGLPEEMEVLYVGSLKVDVDPSEQDDVSQLLLDRFKCVPAFLPPDILTKFYHGFCKQHLWPLFHYMLPFSANHGGRFYRSLWEAYVAANKIFSQRVIEVINPEDDYVWIHDYHLMVLPTFLRRRFNRLRMGFFLHSPFPSSEIYRTLPVREEILKALLNSDLIGFHTFDYARHFLSCCSRMLGLEYQSKRGYIGLEYYGRTIGIKIMPVGIHMAQIESVLRLADKEWRVGELKQQFEGKTVLLGVDDMDVFKGVNLKLLAMEQMLKQHPKWQGRAVLVQIANPARGRGQDLEEIQAEITASCKRINETFGQPGYEPIVFIDRPVSLSERVAYYSVAECVVVTAVRDGMNLTPYEYIVCRQGVSESESSSESSGSKKSMLVVSEFIGCSPSLSGAIRVNPWNIETTAEAMNEAISMADAEKQLRHEKHYRYVSSHDVAFWSRSFFQDMERTCKDHFRRRCWGIGLSFGFRVVALDPNFRKLSIDHIVSVYLRSKNRAILLDYDGTVMPQTSHNKTPSSEVISIINTLSSDIKNTVFVVSGRGKDNLAQWFSPCKKLGIAAEHGYFMRWSANDNWEVCGQNSEFGWKEIAEPVMKLYTEATDGSSIETKESALVWHHRDADPGFGSSQAKEMLDHLESVLANEPVTVKSGQFIVEVKPQGVSKGVVAEKIFTTMAESGRQADFVLCIGDDRSDEEMFEIISSAISSGVLSSNTSVFACTVGQKPSKAKYYLDDPAEVVNMLESLAEASDPEPFSDTRSEDSI, translated from the exons ATGATGTCAAGATCATATACCAATCTTTTAGATCTAGCTTCTGGTAATTTCCCGGTCATGGGTCAACCTCGTGAAAAGAAACGGCTGCCACGAGTAATGACCGTTCCAGGGGTTATTTCAGAGCTTGACGATGACCAGGCTAATAGTGTGGCCTCAGATGTGCCCTCCTCGATTATTCAAGACAGAATTATCATCGTAGCTAATCAGCTCCCAGTTAAAGCTAAACGGAGACCTGACAATAAAGGGTGGAGTTTTAGTTGGGATGACGATTCGTTGTTGTTACAATTAAAAGATGGTTTGCCTGAAGAAATGGAGGTTTTGTATGTTGGTTCTTTGAAGGTTGATGTTGATCCAAGTGAACAAGATGATGTGTCACAGCTTTTGTTGGATAGATTTAAATGTGTCCCTGCATTTCTTCCTCCTGACATTTTGACCAAGTTCTATCACGGTTTCTGTAAACAGCATTTGTGGCCTCTTTTCCATTATATGCTTCCATTTTCAGCAAATCATGGGGGCAGGTTTTATAGGTCTTTATGGGAGGCATACGTTGCCGCTAACAAGATTTTCTCTCAAAGGGTTATTGAAGTTATAAACCCAGAAGATGATTATGTTTGGATCCATGACTATCATTTGATGGTACTACCTACCTTCTTGAGGAGAAGGTTTAATAGATTGAGAATGGGGTTTTTTCTTCATAGTCCATTCCCTTCATCTGAGATATATAGGACTTTACCTGTGAGGGAAGAGATCCTAAAGGCACTCTTGAATTCAGACCTCATTGGTTTTCATACTTTTGATTATGCTCGGCATTTTCTGTCTTGCTGTAGTCGAATGTTAGGTTTAGAGTATCAGTCAAAGAGAGGTTATATTGGACTGGAGTACTATGGAAGGACAATTGGTATAAAAATCATGCCTGTTGGAATCCACATGGCTCAGATTGAGTCTGTATTGAGACTTGCGGATAAGGAGTGGAGAGTAGGGGAGCTTAAACAACAGTTTGAGGGAAAGACTGTATTGCTTGGAGTTGATGATATGGATGTCTTTAAGGGTGTCAACTTGAAGCTGCTGGCAATGGAGCAGATGCTGAAACAGCACCCGAAGTGGCAGGGGAGAGCAGTTTTGGTACAGATCGCAAACCCAGCCAGGGGTAGAGGGCAAGATCTTGAGGAGATTCAGGCTGAAATAACAGCAAGCTGTAAGAGAATCAATGAGACTTTTGGGCAACCTGGTTATGAACCAATTGTCTTCATTGATAGGCCTGTATCCCTGAGTGAAAGGGTTGCTTACTACAGTGTAGCTGAGTGTGTTGTAGTCACAGCTGTGAGGGATGGAATGAATCTTACTCCTTACGAGTATATTGTGTGTCGGCAGGGAGTATCTGAATCAGAGTCTTCCTCAGAATCAAGTGGGTCCAAGAAGAGCATGCTAGTTGTATCAGAGTTCATTGGTTGCTCTCCTTCACTCAGTGGTGCAATTCGGGTAAATCCTTGGAATATTGAAACAACTGCGGAGGCAATGAATGAGGCAATCTCTATGGCTGATGCTGAGAAACAGCTTCGCCACGAGAAGCATTATAGGTATGTTAGCTCACATGATGTGGCATTTTGGTCCCGGAGCTTCTTCCAAGATATGGAAAGGACATGTAAAGACCACTTCAGAAGACGTTGTTGGGGAATTGGTTTGAGCTTTGGGTTCAGAGTTGTAGCTCTTGATCCTAACTTCAGAAAGTTGTCTATTGATCACATTGTATCTGTGTATCTGAGGTCCAAAAACAGGGCTATATTATTGGACTATGATGGAACAGTAATGCCTCAAACATCACATAACAAGACTCCAAGTTCAGAGGTTATATCGATCATAAACACACTCTCCAGTGATATCAAGAATACTGTCTTTGTTGTAAGTGGAAGAGGAAAGGACAATTTAGCCCAGTGGTTTTCTCCATGTAAGAAACTTGGTATTGCTGCTGAACATGGTTATTTCATGAG GTGGTCTGCTAATGACAATTGGGAAGTTTGTGGGCAGAATAGTGAATTTGGGTGGAAGGAAATAGCTGAGCCTGTTATGAAGTTGTATACAGAGGCCACTGATGGCTCCTCTATTGAAACCAAGGAGAGTGCTTTGGTCTGGCACCATCGCGATGCGGACCCAGGTTTTGGATCTAGCCAGGCCAAGGAGATGTTAGACCATCTTGAGAGTGTATTAGCAAATGAACCTGTGACTGTGAAAAGTGGACAGTTTATTGTCGAAGTGAAACCACAG GGAGTCAGTAAAGGTGTGGTTGCCGAAAAGATCTTCACAACCATGGCTGAGAGTGGAAGGCAGGCTGATTTTGTTCTCTGCATTGGCGATGACAGATCTGATGAGGAGATGTTTGAGATAATCAGTAGTGCAATTTCCAGTGGTGTCCTCTCCTCGAATACATCTGTATTTGCCTGCACAGTTGGTCAGAAACCTAGCAAAGCCAAGTATTATTTGGATGATCCAGCTGAGGTTgtaaacatgcttgaatctcttGCAGAAGCTTCAGATCCTGAACCCTTCTCAGACACCAGATCAGAAGACTCCATTTGA